The genomic region atatccacaattatacaattttaattaatgatttaatgcacatcatctctgttcatattcatcaatttacatcACAAACTTGTACACAATGCATGATTAtcgaattcacatttaattgcactttaAGTGCCACAATAATGCTCATTGAAATTGGTACATCATATATCATGTACAAGTATTCTCACATATTACTTGtcataataatatcacattctacaattcaacacaTATGTATGTACCAAAATTTCACTCACTTCAGAttcatatttacattattaGCATATCATTATCACTGCCATTTGGCACGTGTATCATTCCCACAACACAACAAAATTCACAATAGTCATCACATACATCTCATGTTACAATATCGCATCATAATACtcaatccacaattattcacataatcacacattttccaaaataaaccaAGGGGAATAAAAAGCTTACACTCTGaacttaggataggggtttaggTTATTCCTAAGCTCTTaattaacactatgaatcgTGTCTACAAGCAGCGATTCTAAACACTCACCGATCACGCTTTTGCCTAATTGCCAAAAGCTTAAACTAACTTTTCATTGTCTTTTTCCTTGCTCATCGAAGGTCTTAACGACTCTGGAACTTCACACATAATAACCACACAATATACACAATCAATTAGCAGCCAAAGACTCACCTAAACCAACCAAAAACGCAAGCCTAAGTTATATTCCTCATGAAACTAAAACTTTGACTaacaaacttgaaactcaaatatcttaatgttttttcttttccattgcCTATAATTGATTCCAATCATCTAATTATACATCTaagaacaatttcaaaatactCAAACTATACAGATTCATGGATCTAAAACTTTGATATACAATGGTAATTTTCACgaaaattcaaattaagtttGGAAACCTTCTAATCttctcaaaactaattgaaaaacactttgaaatcacatttttacccaaaatcccaaaatccaccattaacaaTCCAATTTtcgacttttatttaaaacatgtgatttaatggctaaaaacttagttttaaagactagataacattaaaaactaataggAAAACAATCTGTTACCTTCGATGGGAGAAAAATAGATGTTTGGTTGAAAATCCAGAAAATCCACAAGCTTGAGAGATGATGAAATGTTTTTGGTGGTTTTTATGGAATTCTAGAGAGGTTTAATGTTATGAGGATGAAAGAAATCAAAGGAATGGAGTTTGggaataaaaatttgatgaatAAGGCTTTGGAAACACAATGGATAGCAAAACAAAAAGATGGGAAAAACTAGCGTGAGTTTTGTGAGGATAAAGGGGGAAAATagggtatttttaaaactttggtatAATTGCTTTAAAACTACTCCTAAAttaaacccttttacaaaacagtcattattttaaaattaaagatcttttcaaccttattttcaaaaattcatttgattttcaaaaagcTATAGTCAAATATAATTTCGAGTTACTACActtcaaaatttccaaatccATTTTGAGCCAAAATTCCTAATTTATCCTCAAAACTTATAGgcccaattttggggtgtgacaattATCAAATGAGAATTCCACGTTAGCAGCCTTAAGACACGTATCCAAATGTGTCCCCCACTATAAAAGAACCATATAAATAACTCACACACACTCACGTAGATACTCTACTTCTAGAACTCCATAACTCTCCCAAAAATAGAGAATTCTCCCCAACCTTCATTCCATTCTCCTTCATCTAGTCGTCATCTCCTTTCCTTGTTCACCTTATTGATTAACAAACTCATTTAAATCTTACATTACTTGGGAGGATTTTTTAAAGATGGTGCCCTGCagaaattgttgttttttaaaaaaaaaatagagaaacacACTTAAAAGTTAAGAAAAGAGGAGTGGTGGAgggatttttaaaagttttttaaaaatattttggtataCTTAAGTTTAATCATTACTTTAAAAGCAAATATTAGtaaatgaagaaagaaaagctTGGAAGAATGTATTGATGAAATTTGAAGGTGTTCTGAGTTTGTGGTTGGTGGTACGTGACGACATATGATTGTTTGTAAAGGAGGAGGAGACTCCATTAGTGAGTAAAaagttaaacatttttttttctttttcacattttaatttatttttttaagatttcggaattaaaataatttaattagtattccATGGAGATGACTGAGGAGGAAAAATGGTCATGTGATGGCTTTTGATAGACTAGATTGAGTAGCCATCATTTTAAGTcccaataatttatttgatacttccgtttttttaaatttattttaatttttaatttagttttgtcttttttgtttttaaatttgcgTTATTTGTTGTATCAttcaaaatggataaaaattaacGTCAATTAACTTTACTGATGTGACATAAGTGTGGATGTCACGTCaacaattaattgatttttaaaatttaaaaattcaaaaatcatttataaaaataaaattataaaaaatatattttaatattttaattttaaaaattaattaattactaaccGCATACACATAGACTACCACATTCATTAGCAAAAGTAAAcgacattaattttttatttattttaggatgATTTGACAAACGATATAAGTTCAATagctaaacaaaaaaaatagagaactaaaatgtcatttttataaaattaaaagaccaAATAAACCATTATGCCTATTTTTAACCATCAACATGCCATAGTGGAACGAAAgtaattttaataatcaaacctttacaaaaaaaaaaaacaatacatCTAAAGATTAAAGTGAGAAAAACTATATATTTCAGGGCTAAATTAAATAGTGAGACTTCatcttttaaagatttttagaatattttatatatattacttaaataataattacttgccttaattatataaaataaaaaaaggaaatttagaTGGCTCATGAGAGTATTGTTGTCACTGTACGAAATAACAttgttaaaacaaaataaagccTATTTTTATTACAGCAAACATATACAAAGGTACAATCTCCCCTTCTGTTGCCGTGAAAGCAAGCAAATCTTCAAGCTTTTGAACTAAGAATTTGTCTGTCACACTAAGAGGAAGCAATTTCTTCCATCCCTTTCCAATGCGtaatttgttttccttttatttaaccCTAAAGTTATATATCAAAAAGTTCTTTAACTGCACAGAAATCCCAAttcacaaagaaaagaaaatcgaCAGGCTTTTGATACATGCATCATTCTATTTACACTCCTGCTATGAAACAGACGATTCTCTGCAAAAACATCAACCATGACCAGATGTCAAGAGACTggtaaacaaataaaatctatGATTCGAGAATGATTGCTACCTATTTGAAGGTTTGAGTAGAACCTAAACCTTCATGAGCAAAACCCTTTTGAAGGGAAATgcttaaaagaaaaggaaattttaaaatatggtgAAAGGAACTCACTCGTGAAAGAATCAAATATCCTGAGTATGCTAGAGTACAAGCATTCCTACTGATGCCATTGGCCTGTCATATGCACAAGTGTTTCCAACAGATTGTGCTCCCATGCCTATTGGAAAAAACGTGAAACTTCCCGGTATAATTGTTCAGCTTCAAATGGTTTTGACACGTATCCATCCATTCCACACCGCAGACATTCCTCACGTGTAGCTTGGATAACATCTGCAGTCATAGCCAAAATGGATACATGCCAGTTTGAAACGTTGTTATAAGCTTCCACTGATAATTCGCCATGGTGAATACGATTATTGATATTATGTTCCATATCCCGAATTCTCCTTGTAGCTTCAAACCTGTACATAGATAAAGAAAACACACTCGGCATTAAACACTGACCAAGAATATAACCAATTGAGAACTCTCCAATGCTCATTTCACCAACTAGAGAAGATTTTCCTTTCATATTTGTTGACTTATTTTCTAAGGTTTCAAAACTTGATTTGAAAAAGGAAGTTCTAAATTTAACATGGCATTACATACCCATCCATTTCCGGCATTTGGATATCCATGAAACAGGCATCAAACTGGTGAGGTGGTGTGAGCAGCTCAATAGCTTCTATTCCTCTTGTAGCACTAACCACATCTGCTCCGTATTTCTTCATTGCACCAGCAGCTACTTTTAGATTCACATTGTTGTCATCTACGATTAGAATTTTTCTCCCAAGAAGAAGATTTCGAAGAGACAAGCTATTTAACTGCCCATTACAGGGATTCCCTTTGTTCCCAACACCCATGGTGCGTTGTAGAGCTGCTGCTAACATGCTAGACCTCAAGGGTTTTGGGATGACAGTCATGTTACAAACACCAGTACTAATATTTGCTCCGGAAGAACTTATAGAATTAGACAAGAGGAAAACCTTTGGAGGAGTACCATAATCTATTTTCTCCAAGGTATCGAAAAAGAGAGTTGAATTGTTTAGATACTTATCCCAAACTTCCTGTTCAACGATAACCATGTTTATAGCATTACTCCCCCTGCATATGCTGGATAAACCTTGTTTCCATTGAGAAACCACTTCAACATGGATTCCTAGCCGTCGGATTTGATATTTTGACACCTTGGCCCTAACAGGTCGAGGATCCATAACCAATGCTCTCATCCCATAAAACTCGGAGGAAACAGAGTTAGACATTTTGTTGATTTGCTGGCTCTTGTACTTCTTTGAACTAGAGGAGCCACTGGTGAAAATAGCAGTAAATGTAAAGGTCGATCCAATCTTAGGAATGCTAGCAAAACCGATTTCTCCTTTCATCAGATTAACCAAACACTTGCTTATGCTTAGTCCAATACCTGTGCCCCCATGTGTTCGAGAAATAGAAGGGCCCACTTGCATAAAAGGGGTGAAAACACGAGACTGTGCTTCTAAAGGGATTCCTTCTCCTGTATCTTCAACTGACACGATAAGATTAATGCTGTGAGAGAAAGGATGTATGAATCCTTCTTGACTGAAAGTTCTAAACCCTTTCCAGCTCTGGCGTCTATCTGCAACAGGAAAACCACTCAAGGTGTTCTCTGATGAAGATTCTGTCTCAACTTCTATTGAATCAATCACCTCTTCCACAAGATGAACTGTAACAAGGATGTGTCCTTTCTCTGTGAACTGaaccaaaaaatttaagttatatagGTTTATTGCTACTAAAGCGTAAGTTGGATAAGACTGAACTCATGCTGAAGCTTCTAGCTCCCTATTGATAAAGTCATGATGCCATCCAATgcaaagaaattttttatatcgGCATGCATGTAAGTATGTTAACTATTTCTAGCTTGGATACAAAGGAAGAGCGTTTTAGATGCAAGGCATTATGTTTAAAACTGAAACAGATTGCTCATACTTCAATATActcaattagtaaaataaaatatatttagaaaagaACTTGAGTCCTAACAAGCTTTATATGCATTAAAAGGAGAACCAAACTCGTACTTTAATCGAGTTTCCCATGAGATTGATAATGATTTGTCTGAATCTCCCAGGATCACCAATTAGCATCTGAGGCACTTGATCAGAAATGTAAACCGCCAGCTGCACCACCCACGAATTGATTatacaaaatgaaatatatgttaGACTTGTGGGTAAACACCTTAAGGAGGGAAAAAGAGAGGAGAGGACCAAACAGAATAAGGTGAGTCAGTGTGATACAGGTATCTCACCTCTACTCCTTTGTCCTGAGACTTCCCAGAAAAGAGTGACAACACATCATCCAAGATTGCTCGTAGATCAAACTGCACTTCCTCAAGTTCTAGCTTACCAGATTCGATTTTAGCCTGATCTAAGACCTCATTTATAAGTGCAACCAGAGCCTTTCCGCTAGCTTGAGCAGTTCTAACATAATCTAGTTGTGTAACATCTAAATCTGTGTCCATAAGCATATGCAACATTCCTGAAAGAAGTGTCTCACAGTCATGGTTAAGTAATCGATATTCTCTactagttattttaatttaatttttttgagcaTAATACAATGCATAGAAATAAActtttatagaaataaattaaagctTCAAGACTCACCTAGAACACCATTCATTGGGGTTCTGATCTCATGGGAAACAGTTGCAAGGAACTGCAAAACGGTCACAATTAATTAGGACCAAATGTCTGTAAGAGGTCAGAATGCTTTAAGAGTATAACTCAGATGTCATATACCTGAGATTTGGCAACATCAGCTGCCTCGGCCTGCTTTTTAAGCTCCATCATCTTATGGCAGTCATCTTCCACCTTGGCAATTCGATTTACTGTTGCATGGAATATATGCCCAACAAGTAATGCAATCACAAGGATGCCAATTGAAGTGGTTATTCCTAACCATGGCCATGGTGGCTTTTGCTTAAACctagaataaaaacaaaattaatccaTGATTTATATTCAAGTTacgttatttttaaaatgtttcgGTTTCTtgaagaaagaaggaaaacaaTTTAGAACATCTCTTGAAGATTAAACAACCTTGTTTTATGGGTGTAGATAACAGTCCATGTTATATAAAGGTTGACACGCACTTGCAAAGGCCCATATCAAAGAGAAGGTGAAATCTGGGCAATCGAAAATCTATGAACTACCTGCAGCGCATCTCATGCTTTCTGAATGGATCTCCAAAATTAAGGAGGCTGACATGCTCCAACCCGTCATTTGATGCGTTCAAGCCATACATGCTGATAGGGTACGACTGATTAGTTGTATCCAGCACATTCACAAGGATTGTTTGTTTACTTGCAAGCTGTTGTAGCAACTTCTCCACAAGTGACTCAATATCAAACACTCCACCAAGATACCTGATTGAGATCATCTTATCAGAGCCATTAACTAGAGCATCCTATCAGGGATCtcgtttaaaaagaaaagagcttGGTTCACCCTTTTTAACAAGGCATTATTTTCATTGATGTCTGTAAGCCATTGCAACTTTTACCTTTTTCATGTATGTAAGTGGTTTCAGAGATGAGAAGCCTAAGGAATTCATCTTCccactaatttttataaaaggaGACATTGATTGGGCATTCCTACTTTTTGTGCATACTGAAAACATACCCGTCAGTAGCTTGAATCCTCTCAGTAGGAGTTGCATTCAACGGCAGATCCCTCTTGTAGACCGCAAATGTCAAAATAACTCCAAGACGATTTGTTTTGAGTAGCCTAAATGGAGCTGTTAGCACCCCTTTTCCTGATTTTCTTGCACACAATACATTCTTGCTATCCTCCTATCGGTACACAAGAAATTCAGTATTCATAACTGAAGAGTGTAATTAATAATGAATTCAAAATTCTTGAgagattgaaaatattttattcttccTAACTAGAAAGTAGTACAATTAAATCTTCAGTCGAGTTAACCTTAATACAAGTGATCCAAGGATTCTTGGGTTTCTCAATAAGCTTTTAGATAGTAAAAGAGCTAACCTGTCCTGACAGCATATCAATAGAAACCACATGTGATACGATATCCT from Gossypium raimondii isolate GPD5lz chromosome 1, ASM2569854v1, whole genome shotgun sequence harbors:
- the LOC105785745 gene encoding histidine kinase 3, which produces MSLLHVFGFGLKVGHLLWMLCCWVASMISVNWFINGDFKGAEAVLLGHSGSKMWLKCWDKFSNYSFNIHHQYYQYVGSKRISKTWWRKLLFSWIIGWILASISIFYYMSFQATEKRMETLTSMCDERARMLQDQFNVSMNHIQAISILISTFHHGKTPSAIDQRTFARYTERTAFERPLTSGVAYAVRVLHSEREQFEKQQGWTIKRMDTLEQNPVHKDDYNPDLLEPSPIQEEYAPVVFAQDIVSHVVSIDMLSGQEDSKNVLCARKSGKGVLTAPFRLLKTNRLGVILTFAVYKRDLPLNATPTERIQATDGYLGGVFDIESLVEKLLQQLASKQTILVNVLDTTNQSYPISMYGLNASNDGLEHVSLLNFGDPFRKHEMRCRFKQKPPWPWLGITTSIGILVIALLVGHIFHATVNRIAKVEDDCHKMMELKKQAEAADVAKSQFLATVSHEIRTPMNGVLGMLHMLMDTDLDVTQLDYVRTAQASGKALVALINEVLDQAKIESGKLELEEVQFDLRAILDDVLSLFSGKSQDKGVELAVYISDQVPQMLIGDPGRFRQIIINLMGNSIKFTEKGHILVTVHLVEEVIDSIEVETESSSENTLSGFPVADRRQSWKGFRTFSQEGFIHPFSHSINLIVSVEDTGEGIPLEAQSRVFTPFMQVGPSISRTHGGTGIGLSISKCLVNLMKGEIGFASIPKIGSTFTFTAIFTSGSSSSKKYKSQQINKMSNSVSSEFYGMRALVMDPRPVRAKVSKYQIRRLGIHVEVVSQWKQGLSSICRGSNAINMVIVEQEVWDKYLNNSTLFFDTLEKIDYGTPPKVFLLSNSISSSGANISTGVCNMTVIPKPLRSSMLAAALQRTMGVGNKGNPCNGQLNSLSLRNLLLGRKILIVDDNNVNLKVAAGAMKKYGADVVSATRGIEAIELLTPPHQFDACFMDIQMPEMDGFEATRRIRDMEHNINNRIHHGELSVEAYNNVSNWHVSILAMTADVIQATREECLRCGMDGYVSKPFEAEQLYREVSRFFQ